From one Dermacentor andersoni chromosome 1, qqDerAnde1_hic_scaffold, whole genome shotgun sequence genomic stretch:
- the LOC126544324 gene encoding cilia- and flagella-associated protein 418-like isoform X1, translated as MRMEDDIDALLDDVESKYCEQICQRASAPTAGTSSDDSIEEAINEICRVPELNVPNSDLAESKLFGRRNIQCYVVYLGGTDVVFGVSTSASRRACSHIHCCKCDFQVAVFEDYAWDETADYLFFRNSVPDASKLRSRLFRKLGWRAYCCQCHWRSVAALASAQQERLPWMCARH; from the exons ATGCGCATGGAAGACGACATAGATGCTCTTCTAGATGATGTCGAATCGAAGTACTGTGAACAGATATGCCAAAGAGCATCTGCGCCAACAGCTGG AACATCTTCTGATGATAGCATTGAAGAAGCTATAAATGAAATATGCAGAGTTCCAGAGTTAAAC GTTCCTAACAGTGATCTCGCCGAAAGTAAGCTATTCGGTCGCAGAAATATCCA GTGTTATGTGGTCTACCTTGGCGGCACAGATGTGGTCTTTGGCGTGTCGACCAGTGCATCAAGAAG GGCTTGCAGCCATATTCATTGCTGCAAGTGCGATTTCCAAGTTGCTGTATTCGAAGATTATGCCTGGGATGAAACAGCAGACTACCTGTTCTTCAGAAACAGCGTTCCGGATGCAAGCAAACTTCGTTCAAGGCTTTTCCGGAAGCTTG GTTGGCGGGCCTATTGCTGTCAGTGCCATTGGCGCTCTGTAGCAGCACTTGCATCTGCGCAACAAGAGAGGCTGCCTTGGATGTGTGCTCGCCATTAG
- the LOC126544324 gene encoding cilia- and flagella-associated protein 418-like isoform X2 translates to MPKSICANSWVPNSDLAESKLFGRRNIQCYVVYLGGTDVVFGVSTSASRRACSHIHCCKCDFQVAVFEDYAWDETADYLFFRNSVPDASKLRSRLFRKLGWRAYCCQCHWRSVAALASAQQERLPWMCARH, encoded by the exons ATGCCAAAGAGCATCTGCGCCAACAGCTGG GTTCCTAACAGTGATCTCGCCGAAAGTAAGCTATTCGGTCGCAGAAATATCCA GTGTTATGTGGTCTACCTTGGCGGCACAGATGTGGTCTTTGGCGTGTCGACCAGTGCATCAAGAAG GGCTTGCAGCCATATTCATTGCTGCAAGTGCGATTTCCAAGTTGCTGTATTCGAAGATTATGCCTGGGATGAAACAGCAGACTACCTGTTCTTCAGAAACAGCGTTCCGGATGCAAGCAAACTTCGTTCAAGGCTTTTCCGGAAGCTTG GTTGGCGGGCCTATTGCTGTCAGTGCCATTGGCGCTCTGTAGCAGCACTTGCATCTGCGCAACAAGAGAGGCTGCCTTGGATGTGTGCTCGCCATTAG